A stretch of Brassica rapa cultivar Chiifu-401-42 chromosome A08, CAAS_Brap_v3.01, whole genome shotgun sequence DNA encodes these proteins:
- the LOC103832650 gene encoding 26S proteasome regulatory subunit 7 homolog A has translation MTRDIEDEIRDEKNPRPLDEDDIALLKTYGLSPYSAANKKVEKEIKELAKRINDLCGIKESDTGLALPSQWDLVSDKQMMQEEQPLQVARCTKIISPNTEDAKYVINVKQIAKFVVGLGDKVSPTDIEEGMRVGVDRTKYQIQIPLPPKIDPSVTMMTVEEKPDVTYNDVGGCKEQIEKMREVVELPMLHPEKFVKLGIDPPKGVLCYGPPGTGKTLLARAVANRTDACFIRVIGSELVQKYVGEGARMVRELFQMARSKKACIVFFDEVDAIGGARFDDGVGGDNEVQRTMLEIVNQLDGFDARGNIKVLMATNRPDTLDPALLRPGRLDRKVEFGLPDLESRTQIFKIHTRTMNCERDIRFELLARLCPNSTGADIRSVCTEAGMYAIRARRKTVTEKDFLDAVNKVIKGYQKFSATPKYMVYN, from the exons ATGACGAGAGATATCGAAGATGAGATCAGAGACGAGAAGAACCCTCGCCCCCTTGACGAAGACGACATCGCTCTCCTCAAGACTTAC GGGTTAAGTCCTTACTCTGCAGCTAACAAGAAAGTTGAGAAAGAGATCAAGGAGCTCGCCAAGAGGATCAACGATCTCTGTG GTATCAAGGAGTCTGATACTGGTTTAGCTCTTCCGAGTCAGTGGGATCTCGTCTCTGATAAGCAGATGATGCAAGAGGAGCAACCTCTTCAG GTTGCTAGATGCACGAAGATCATTAGTCCAAACACTGAAGATGCCAAGTACGTCATCAATGTCAAACAGATAGCCAAG TTTGTCGTTGGCCTTGGAGATAAAGTTTCTCCCACTGACATTGAAGAAGGCATGCGCGTAGG AGTTGATAGGACCAAGTATCAGATACAGATTCCTCTGCCTCCAAAGATCGATCCTAGTGTCACCATGATGACTGTTGAAGAGAAGCCTGATGTTACTTACAATGATGTTGGTGGCTGCAAGGAGCAGATTGAGAAGATGAGAGAG GTGGTTGAGCTGCCAATGCTTCATCCAGAGAAGTTTGTGAAGCTTGGAATAGATCCTCCCAAGGGAGTTCTCTGCTACGGTCCTCCTGGTACCGGCAAAACCCTTTTGGCCAGAGCTGTTGCTAACAGAACCGATGCTTGCTTTATCAGGGTTATCGGCAGCGAGCTTGTTCAGAAGTATGTCGGTGAGGGAGCTAGGATGGTTCGTGAACTGTTCCAG ATGGCACGGTCCAAAAAGGCTTGCATTGTGTTCTTTGATGAAGTTGATGCCATTGGTGGTGCAAGATTTGATGACGGTGTAGGAGGTGATAACGAAGTCCAGCGTACTATGCTTGAGATTGTGAATCAGCTTGATGGGTTCGATGCACGTGGTAACATCAAGGTTCTCATGGCAACAAACAGGCCTGACACACTGGACCCTGCTCTTCTACGTCCTGGACGTCTTGACCGTAAGGTTGAGTTTGGATTGCCTGATCTGGAGAGCAGAACACAGATCTTCAAGATTCACACACGAACCATGAACTGCGAGAGAGACATCCGTTTCGAACTCCTTGCTCGCCTCTGCCCAAACTCAACTG GAGCTGATATCAGGAGTGTATGCACTGAGGCTGGAATGTATGCAATCAGAGCTAGGAGGAAGACTGTGACTGAGAAAGACTTTCTGGATGCAGTGAACAAAGTCATCAAAGGTTATCAGAAGTTCAGTGCTACTCCCAAATACATGGTCTACAATTAG
- the LOC103832652 gene encoding protein STRUBBELIG-RECEPTOR FAMILY 6 → MMENRVVVVAALFAVCIVGFELRLIHGATDASDTSALNMLFSSMHSPGQLTQWTASGGDPCGQNWRGVTCSGSRVTQLKLPGLELSGTLGYMLDKLTSLTELDLSSNNLGGDLPYQLPPNLQRLNLANNQFTGAAQYSISNMASLKYLNLGHNQFKGQVAVDFSKLTSLTTLDFSFNSFTLSLPGTFTSLTSLKSLYLQNNQFSGTLNVLAGLPLETLNIANNDFTGWIPSTLKGINLIKDGNSFNNGPAPPPPPGTPPIHRSPSHKSGGGANRDSTSNGDSKKSGIGAGAIAGIIISLLVVTALVAFFLVKRRRRSKRSSSMDIEKTDNQPFTLPPSDFHENNSIQSSSSVETKKLDTSLSINLRPPPADRSFDDDEDSTRKPIVVKKSTVAVPSNVRVYSVADLQIATSSFSVDNLLGEGTFGRVYRAEFNNGQVLAVKKIDSSALPHSMTDDFTEIVSKIVVLDHPNVTKLVGYCAEHGQHLLVYEYHSKGSLHDFLHLSEEESKALVWNSRVKVALGTARALEYLHEVCSPSIVDKNIKSANILLDSEMNPHLSDTGLASFLPTANELLNQTDEGYSAPEVSMSGQYSLKSDVYSFGVVMLELLTGRKPFDSTRSRSEQSLVRWATPQLHDIDALGKMVDPALEGLYPVKSLSRFADVIALCVQPEPEFRPPMSEVVQSLVVLVQRANMSKRTVGVDPSQRSGSAETTNDYM, encoded by the exons ATGATGGAGAAtcgagtggtggtggtggctgcTCTGTTTGCGGTATGCATTGTAGGATTCGAGCTTAGACTCATCCATGGAGCCACTGATGCATCAGACA CTTCAGCATTGAACATGTTGTTCAGCAGTATGCATTCACCAGGACAGTTAACACAATGGACTGCATCAGGTGGTGATCCTTGTGGCCAGAACTGGAGAGGCGTTACTTGCTCTGGATCACGAGTTACTCAATT AAAGTTACCAGGTCTTGAGCTCTCTGGAACACTTGGATACATGCTTGATAAGTTGACTTCTCTTACAGAGCT TGATCTAAGCAGTAATAATCTTGGAGGTGATTTACCATATCAGCTTCCTCCAAATCTGCAACGATT GAATCTTGCAAATAACCAATTCACTGGAGCTGCTCAATACTCCATTTCTAATATGGCATCACTTAAGTATCT TAATCTTGGTCACAACCAGTTTAAGGGGCAAGTAGCTGTCGACTTCTCCAAGCTCACCTCTCTTACAACCTT GGACTTCTCTTTCAACTCTTTCACCTTGTCTCTACCTGGAACTTTTACCTCTCTTACAAGTTTGAAATCACT ATACCTTCAGAACAATCAGTTCTCAGGAACACTCAATGTCTTAGCCGGTCTTCCTCTTGAGACCCT GAACATTGCAAACAATGACTTCACCGGCTGGATCCCCAGTACCTTAAAGGGTATTAATTTAAT AAAAGATGGTAACTCGTTCAATAATGGACCTgcacctccaccaccacctggTACACCTCCAATCCACCGCTCACCGAGCCATAAATCCGGAGGAGGTGCAAACCGTGATTCCACCAGCAATGGAGATTCCAAGAAATCAGGAATTGGAGCTGGTGCTATAGCAGGGATAATCATTTCACTACTAGTAGTTACAGCTCTTGTGGCTTTCTTCTTggtcaaaagaagaagaagatcaaagaGATCATCATCTATGGACATTGAGAAAACAGACAACCAGCCTTTCACTCTTCCTCCAAGCGACTTTCATG AAAACAATTCTATTCAGAGTTCTTCATCAGTTGAGACAAAGAAACTGGATACTTCCTTGTCTATTAATCTCCGTCCTCCACCAGCTGATCGATcatttgatgatgatgaggattcGACCAGAAAGCCTATAGTTGTCAAGAAATCCACCGTAGCTGTTCCCTCGAATGTGAGAGTGTACTCAGTTGCAGATCTTCAGATTGCTACTAGCAGTTTCAGTGTTGATAATCTTCTTGGAGAAGGGACTTTTGGAAGAGTATACAGAGCTGAGTTTAACAATGGACAG GTTCTTGCTGTGAAGAAGATTGATTCATCTGCTCTTCCGCATAGCATGACTGATGATTTCACCGAAATAGTATCGAAAATAGTCGTTTTGGATCATCCAAATGTGACAAAGCTTGTTGGTTACTGTGCTGAGCATGGACAGCATCTCCTGGTCTATGAGTACCACAGCAAAGGATCGTTACATGACTTCCTACACTTatcagaagaagaaagcaaagcATTGGTGTGGAACTCACGAGTCAAGGTCGCACTTGGGACTGCACGGGCACTAGAGTACCTGCATGAAGTTTGTTCACCGTCTATAGTTGACAAGAACATCAAATCAGCCAATATTTTGCTTGATTCGGAGATGAATCCTCACTTATCAGACACAGGTCTCGCAAGCTTCCTCCCCACAGCAAATGAG TTACTAAACCAAACCGATGAAGGTTATAGCGCACCTGAAGTATCAATGTCAGGTCAATACTCTTTGAAGAGTGATGTTTACAGTTTTGGAGTAGTGATGCTTGAACTTTTAACCGGGAGGAAACCATTCGACAG CACAAGGTCAAGATCTGAGCAGTCATTGGTTAGATGGGCGACACCACAGCTTCATGACATTGATGCTTTAGGCAAAATGGTTGATCCAGCTCTTGAAGGGCTTTACCCGGTTAAATCTCTTTCTCGGTTTGCAGATGTTATTGCTCTCTGCGTCCAG CCGGAGCCAGAGTTTAGACCACCAATGTCTGAAGTTGTGCAGTCACTGGTTGTGTTAGTGCAGAGAGCTAACATGAGCAAGAGAACTGTTGGAGTTGATCCATCACAGCGTTCTGGTAGTGCTGAGACAACCAACGATTACATGTAA
- the LOC103832653 gene encoding uncharacterized protein C630.12, whose protein sequence is MKHHHKLTVALCLIWASSILYGEMFAFWVPSLFTCSWPHHHLLKSDGVESDVKFTKVAIVTDPQLMDKTSFRLSSKTLALEVAQFYTDVNMRRSFFQSVLPFKPDVVLFLGDYFDGGPFLPEEEWYESLSRFKHVFGMNSQGQAGDVPTFYISGNHDIGYSRVASHKLDVISRYEKAFGSRNRRFMIGSTEFVSIDAQAIDGNPQKELALEVWKFVQNVSSDTKSHPRVLLTHIPLYRPDQTPCGPHRASSVIDQRLWRHFKDQEVMYQNYITAESSKKLLELIKPTLVLSGHDHDQCTLTHKSEAGSVTEHTLGTISWQQGNLYPSFMLLSVPNAIHQNSSDQDNMLHTQLCFLPRQLFIYIWYLSLFVLTLLALLLWPNHGVSFLNNAADTISNVVKLSFLSGVPKEKNEDENCEYEMVWDAEGSMHLVKKVLQAPVKRQSDKSHVERGNAVMRSAARKNDIENVMDSNVGAGVSDPLMRSASKSRTKLVIQRVIRTIMMSIVIAAFNVPIYMMLLFKDWVEK, encoded by the exons ATGAAACACCACCACAAGCTCACGGTGGCTTTATGTCTCATCTGGGCTTCGTCGATCCTCTACGGCGAGATGTTCGCCTTCTGGGTTCCTTCTCTCTTCACTTGTTCTTGGCCTCACCATCATCTTCTCAAG agTGATGGAGTGGAGAGTGATGTGAAGTTTACTAAAGTAGCTATTGTCACTGATCCACAG CTCATGGATAAGACATCGTTTCGTTTGTCTTCAAAGACGCTTGCTTTGGAGGTTGCACAGTTCTACACTGATGTAAACATGCGGAGATCGTTCTTTCAGTCTGTCTTGCCTTTCAAACCAGACGTTGTTTTGTTTCTAGGTGATTATTTCGATGGTGGTCCATTTCTCCCTGAGGAAGA GTGGTATGAGTCTTTAAGCCGGTTTAAACATGTGTTTGGGATGAACTCACAAGGACAAGCTGGAGACGTCCCTACGTTCTACATCTCAGGGAACCATGATATTGGCTACTCTCGTGTTGCGTCCCATAAGCTAGAC GTGATTAGTCGATATGAGAAAGCATTTGGGAGCAGAAACCGTAGATTTATGATTGGGAGTACTGAGTTCGTGAGCATTGATGCACAAGCTATTGATG GGAATCCTCAAAAGGAATTGGCATTAGAGGTCTGGAAGTTTGTACAAAATGTCTCCTCTG atacaAAATCACATCCTAGAGTTTTATTGACACACATCCCATTATACCGGCCAGATCAAACCCCATGCGGCCCTCACCGTGCTTCTTCTGTCATCGATCAG CGGCTATGGCGCCATTTTAAAGATCAAGAAGTAAT GTATCAGAACTATATCACTGCAGAATCATCAAAGAAGTTATTGGAGTTAATCAAACCG ACGCTAGTTCTGTCTGGCCATGATCATGACCAGTGTACTCTAACCCACAAGTCAGAAGCAGGATCTGTAACTGAG CATACTTTAGGGACTATAAGCTGGCAACAAGGAAATTTATATCCCTCATTCATGCTATTATCTGTTCCCAACGCCATCCATCAAAACTCATCTGATCAAGATAATATGTTGCACACTCAACTATGCTTCCTTCCGAGACAATTATTCATCTACATATG GTACCTTTCTCTGTTTGTCCTTACCCTTCTCGCTCTCCTTCTATGGCCAAACCATGGAGTAAGCTTCTTGAACAACGCTGCAGACACTATCTCAAATGTAGTGAAATTAAGCTTTTTAAGCGGTGTCCCGAAAGAGAAGAATGAAGATGAGAACTGTGAGTATGAAATGGTGTGGGATGCAGAAGGGTCTATGCATCTCGTTAAGAAAGTTCTTCAAGCTCCAGTGAAGCGTCAAAGTGATAAATCTCATGTAGAAAG GGGCAATGCTGTGATGAGATCTGCAGCTAGAAAGAACGATATCGAAAATGTGATGGACTCAAATGTTGGTGCTGGTGTATCTGATCCTCTGATGAGATCAGCATCGAAGTCAAGAACGAAGCTT